The following proteins are co-located in the Ascochyta rabiei chromosome 8, complete sequence genome:
- a CDS encoding Na+/H+ antiporter — protein sequence MAWDHLSVTKPHLVYIILGGFTTLFMLCSSVIKERLYIGEATVATLCGIIFGPHAADLIDPATWGNVDLITLEFSRIVLVVQCFAVGVELPRAYMEKHWRSVVLLLIPVMTFGWLITSLFIWGLFNSHVNWLDSLCIAACVTATDPVLASSVVGKGKFAKRVPKHLRDLLSAESGCNDGMAFPFVYLAIYLIRYRPDANKVALHWFCYTILYECVFGAVYGVIIGYVARRLIRLAHERDLIDRESFLVFYFVLALWCAGSGSLLGLDDLLVGFACGVGFSNDGWFLEKTEESHVSNVIDLLINLAFFVYFGSIIPWSQFNQPELLGTTPWRLVVLGLLVLFFRRIPIMLMLKPFIPDIKTWREASFAGHFGPIGVGGLFVAILARAELETESTTPLAQLPDPDTEYSNIIELIWPITCFLVIVSIIVHGSSIAVFTLGKRINTLTISMSYTQANEDGPSWMDRLPRIQSRSKSQMSGRRFSESSMDEKNESGETGPGLLPPPGYGGNFLRRQKEEEDASQSGSVRPTARQRRSKWDAGRGPGGPISQSAIHPNRRDEEKAEAVSPEDDTDTFDDKLAVSSDSSSNGKSKMKDIQAEEEIYQEGGHTVIEDKEGNVLGVRDSHGEHGVQRRESDIMAARKLMAEDRVEHGVSQKAHEGKAEQAPGKAMDAAEHPQKTWRKRMQSFTGHHHTENGEVIEKPKAQRPERQRGPALAYQFGNTIIVEDEDGEVLKKYDIPSKPKEGKEQRPGAARGTSMIETSGRAMQSLKRMGTHMGIPAHHEAGPAEGQGAEAKAGTAEGKKKKKKQPEEDDPNLRFTLEAGGRRMSKSEFIQQMTQLDPKARAKMLQNSNVPESVKREAHQDAKDHHRRTQAASEANIPPIIGEEGEAELHKIESPIAQKEGHPRGPEGLTLIDSNEEQVPFHSVPQTLADRSSDQKNETAAQRRRRLATEESQATPEVVDDGGKDDEETPAERRRRLAALTGSTSPPASQARRPMSPEQQPSASSDGFEGETAAERKRRLGALGVGGEETPESDSEGEPEIGDPMETGRGTHSQTAKQNLTPSRVPGIRFADQPRIPTKDERAAEEAREKDETETTKRSKLGGFPWSSRK from the coding sequence ATGGCGTGGGATCACCTCTCCGTCACCAAACCGCACTTGGTGTACATCATCCTGGGCGGCTTTACCACCCTGTTCATGCTGTGCTCTTCGGTGATCAAGGAGCGCTTGTACATTGGTGAAGCCACTGTTGCCACGCTCTGTGGTATCATATTTGGCCCCCATGCTGCAGACCTCATCGACCCAGCGACCTGGGGCAACGTCGACTTGATCACCCTAGAGTTCTCGCGCATTGTGTTGGTCGTGCAATGTTTCGCTGTCGGTGTAGAGTTGCCCCGGGCATACATGGAGAAGCACTGGAGATCTGTTGTTCTGCTCCTCATCCCTGTCATGACTTTTGGATGGCTGATCACGAGTCTCTTCATTTGGGGTCTGTTCAATTCACACGTGAACTGGCTTGACAGTCTCTGCATCGCCGCCTGCGTTACAGCCACTGATCCCGTTTTGGCTTCGTCTGTTGTCGGAAAAGGCAAGTTCGCAAAGCGTGTCCCGAAGCATTTGCGAGATCTGCTTTCCGCCGAATCTGGTTGCAACGACGGCATGGCGTTTCCATTTGTATATCTGGCAATCTACCTAATTCGATACCGCCCGGATGCCAACAAGGTCGCCCTTCACTGGTTCTGTTACACCATCCTCTACGAGTGTGTGTTTGGCGCTGTTTATGGAGTTATCATCGGCTACGTTGCCCGCCGCCTGATTCGACTTGCCCATGAGAGAGACTTGATCGACCGAGAGAGTTTCCTCGTATTCTACTTTGTTCTAGCTTTGTGGTGCGCTGGTTCGGGCTCGCTGCTTGGTTTAGACGACCTGCTTGTGGGCTTCGCTTGTGGAGTCGGCTTTTCCAACGACGGATGGTTCCTTGAGAAGACCGAAGAATCCCACGTGTCAAACGTCATCGATTTGCTTATCAATTTGGCCTTCTTCGTTTACTTCGGCTCTATCATTCCTTGGTCCCAATTTAACCAGCCAGAACTCCTTGGTACCACCCCCTGGCGTCTAGTCGTTTTGGGTTTGTTGGTGCTCTTCTTCCGCCGGATTCCCATCATGCTCATGTTGAAACCTTTTATCCCAGATATCAAAACGTGGCGAGAGGCTTCTTTCGCCGGTCACTTCGGACCCATTGGTGTTGGTGGTCTCTTCGTAGCTATCCTCGCCAGAGCAGAGCTGGAGACCGAGTCTACAACCCCTCTGGCTCAGCTTCCCGACCCGGACACAGAATACTCCAACATTATCGAACTTATTTGGCCGATAACCTGTTTCTTGGTTATTGTTAGTATCATAGTTCATGGAAGTTCCATCGCCGTCTTTACTCTGGGCAAGCGTATCAACACGCTCACGATTTCAATGTCTTACACGCAAGCTAATGAGGACGGGCCTAGCTGGATGGATCGCCTTCCACGCATTCAGTCTCGATCAAAGTCTCAGATGTCTGGCCGCCGTTTCTCGGAGTCATCAATGGACGAGAAGAACGAATCAGGAGAAACAGGACCAGGTCTTCTCCCTCCCCCTGGTTACGGAGGCAATTTCCTACGTCGCCagaaggaagaggaagacgcAAGCCAATCTGGCTCTGTTCGCCCAACAGCTCGACAGCGGAGATCGAAGTGGGATGCCGGTCGTGGGCCAGGTGGCCCCATTTCGCAATCTGCGATCCATCCGAACAGACGTGACGAGGAGAAAGCTGAAGCTGTCTCACCAGAGGATGATACAGATACGTTTGACGACAAGTTGGCCGTCTCGAGCGATAGCTCATCGAACGGCAAGAGCAAGATGAAGGATATCCAAGCAGAGGAGGAGATCTACCAAGAAGGTGGACACACAGTTATCGAAGATAAAGAAGGTAACGTCCTTGGCGTTAGAGACAGCCATGGTGAGCATGGAGTCCAAAGACGAGAGTCAGACATTATGGCGGCACGGAAATTGATGGCAGAGGACCGCGTGGAGCACGGCGTTTCGCAGAAGGCGCATGAAGGCAAGGCAGAACAGGCGCCAGGAAAGGCGATGGATGCAGCTGAGCACCCTCAAAAGACATGGCGCAAACGGATGCAGAGCTTCACCGGTCATCATCACACCGAGAACGGAGAAGTAATTGAGAAACCGAAAGCACAGAGACCTGAGCGTCAACGAGGCCCCGCACTCGCCTACCAGTTCGGTAACACCATCATTGTCGAAGACGAGGACGGCGAAGTTCTTAAAAAGTACGACATCCCGTCCAAGCCAAAGGAAGGAAAAGAACAGCGGCCTGGAGCAGCGCGCGGAACCTCGATGATCGAGACATCTGGCCGTGCTATGCAGAGCTTGAAGCGCATGGGCACGCATATGGGCATACCAGCGCACCACGAGGCAGGGCCTGCTGAGGGTCAAGGTGCTGAGGCGAAGGCTGGCACTGCTGAAggaaagaaaaagaagaagaagcagcctGAGGAAGACGATCCAAACCTTCGTTTTACGCTTGAGGCTGGTGGACGTAGGATGAGCAAGTCAGAGTTCATCCAGCAGATGACCCAGTTGGATCCCAAGGCTCGTGCTAAGATGCTGCAGAACAGCAATGTACCGGAGTCCGTCAAGCGTGAGGCACACCAGGACGCAAAAGATCACCACCGCCGAACGCAAGCGGCATCTGAGGCGAACATACCTCCAATCATTGGCGAAGAGGGTGAAGCTGAGCTGCACAAGATCGAGTCCCCGATAGCCCAGAAAGAAGGCCACCCTCGTGGACCTGAAGGTTTGACGCTGATCGACAGCAACGAAGAGCAAGTTCCCTTCCACTCTGTACCACAGACTTTGGCGGATCGCTCCTCCGACCAGAAGAATGAAACCGCAGCACAACGCCGACGTCGTCTAGCGACGGAAGAGTCTCAAGCGACTCCTGAGGTAGTAGATGACGGAGGAAAAGATGATGAAGAGACCCCTGCGGAACGCCGTCGTCGCCTCGCTGCGCTCACAGGGTCTACGTCTCCTCCAGCAAGCCAAGCTCGTCGTCCGATGTCACCGGAACAGCAGCCATCAGCTTCCAGCGACGGTTTCGAAGGCGAGACGGCAGCTGAACGCAAACGCCGCCTCGGCGCTCTGGGAGTAGGTGGAGAAGAGACTCCCGAGTCCGACTCGGAAGGCGAGCCTGAAATCGGTGATCCTATGGAGACTGGTCGCGGCACGCATTCACAAACAGCCAAACAAAATCTTACACCTTCTCGCGTCCCGGGCATTCGGTTTGCGGACCAGCCCCGCATCCCTACGAAGGATGAGCGCGCCGCTGAAGAGGCAAGAGAGAAAGACGAGACAGAAACTACGAAGAGGAGCAAACTTGGCGGCTTCCCCTGGAGCAGTCGCAAGTAG
- a CDS encoding protein phosphatase regulator, variant 2, whose translation MTRPQIIRADTIDLQDKSSPTAQDHSNQPEHPAPLGIGPAAPHQQASLQSVEDERNAEESRLQNAWNHAGSSLRDDPGSDDERTTIDHAHGQNSQHHDNDDDDMQDADVEEDMDDDMLDKISSSPSIDDGGYSLPSYPLAWPTRRESLTPQSSPVIPSSASSSPFTATPVHFPLPVTSAGRPLSLPAPGTDQASTLSRQNLTAPLLLQFSQHPQSLQSAEHHHGEYTWTRTTHEWHIDSPTTPDDESSPRTRQLRLVERRLQLMREDSQASLMSELDQDHASRMLQPVRPPCFPLPDDPFVETVARAPRSTNGTPPPPKHPEEEDDSWTTDSDTDSWDEGLDNEDDASNDFSFSDDPRFVDSGWGGECLRETEDIDFEFVYALHTFVATVEGQANATKGDTMVLLDDSNSYWWLVRIVKDSSIGYLPAEHIETPTERLARLNKHRNIDLSATMLGDTAEKTKNPLKKAMRRRNAKTVQFGAPTYVEASDYDYSSDEEGGELFGGPEPKQAQQQEQQQETAQKSEVEQDDPMQVQPLKLGGVKKVSSEESRTSSEEAGADDDKSRTSDEIFDRPLDQKVSRNGTLRNTDSFFKDENTETRKITLTPNLLRDDSSTSTTGSREHGPSLESLEKNGFADKVKDEKKKKDKKSGMLSGLFKRKDKKDKDSKGDADTIEADLKKAVEKPEQTSPQATQATQATQATQAKPAEVSPERQPEEQVGPTPSRQSSKGKLQKQQRARTDSPIKTKGILKTDSPMEATVDPEEDIGASENRPAGQQTTSTMRIVSPDQDQPQAQPAGRERVKSPESQSVMAAISSKNPFRSNTTTESAPKPEKVHKAKERVQLDDFDSSEEESDDPFADPDARDKPREQTATEPVGRLSESPVQVSAADAQPTVKEVAPVRDLESDAQQPPGLTGDNSSADTSSRVSTPDLDDATPDTIVPDKLNVAAPRSGTSPSPTVLSPNAHTNLIPPPSRTAPTPLNLNTSPTVSSAPVSSESATIPAWSDANLRSYLDDGSEIRDLLLMINDTTGVVPVSKDHPLMSGLFVEESKAAQSLSSELDRLLNSLVDNRMTRNSSTASKSWFS comes from the exons ATGACGCGACCACAAATAATACGAGCAG ACACCATTGACTTGCAGGACAAATCGTCTCCCACTGCACAGGACCACTCCAACCAGCCAGAACACCCGGCCCCGCTCGGAATTGGTCCAGCTGCACCCCATCAGCAAGCCTCGCTGCAGTCTGTCGAAGATGAGCGCAACGCCGAGGAGTCGCGCCTGCAAAACGCCTGGAACCATGCCGGATCCTCGCTGCGCGACGACCCTGGCTCAGACGATGAGCGTACGACGATAGACCATGCGCACGGCCAAAACTCACAACACCACGAcaacgacgatgacgacatGCAAGACGCCGACGTCGAGGAGGACATGGACGACGACATGCTCGACAAGATCTCGAGTTCACCTTCGATTGACGATGGTGGGtattctttaccttcttacccTCTGGCTTGGCCCACGCGACGGGAGTCTCTGACTCCGCAGTCGTCGCCGGTCATCCCAAGTTCCGCTTCTTCGTCCCCTTTCACAGCTACCCCCGTACACTTTCCCCTTCCTGTCACTAGTGCTGGTCGACCTCTCAGCCTCCCAGCACCTGGTACCGACCAAGCCTCGACTCTTTCACGTCAAAATCTCACAGCACCACTCCTACTTCAATTCTCTCAGCACCCCCAATCATTGCAGTCAGCGGAGCATCATCATGGTGAGTATACCTGGACAAGGACCACCCACGAGTGGCACATCGACAGCCCGACCACGCCGGACGACGAATCGAGCCCGAGAACCCGGCAGTTGAGGCTTGTAGAACGCAGGTTGCAGCTCATGAGGGAGGATTCGCAGGCATCTCTCATGTCTGAGCTGGACCAGGACCATGCTAGCAGGATGCTGCAGCCCGTTCGGCCGCCATGCTTTCCCTTACCAGACGACCCTTTCGTCGAGACCGTCGCACGTGCCCCGCGCAGTACTAACGGCACTCCGCCTCCACCCAAGCATCCTGAAGAGGAAGACGACTCTTGGACGACCGACAGCGACACCGACTCCTGGGACGAGGGTCTGGACAATGAAGATGATGCATCCAATGACTTTTCCTTCTCTGACGACCCCAGATTTGTTGACTCAGGGTGGGGAGGCGAATGCTTACGAGAAACAGAAGATATCGATTTCGAATTCGTCTACGCCCTGCACACCTTCGTCGCCACGGTAGAGGGCCAGGCAAATGCAACCAAGGGTGACACAATGGTGCTGCTCGACGATAGCAACAGCTACTGGTGGCTTGTGCGTATCGTCAAAGACAGCAGTATCG GCTACTTACCTGCAGAGCACATCGAGACCCCCACGGAACGCTTGGCGCGCCTGAACAAGCACAGAAATATCGATCTGTCGGCAACAATGCTCGGGGACACGGCCGAGAAGACGAAGAATCCCCTCAAGAAGGCTATGCGCCGGCGGAATGCAAAGACGGTGCAATTCGGTGCGCCTACCTATGTCGAAGCATCCGACTACGACTACTCTTCGGACGAGGAAGGGGGGGAGTTGTTTGGTGGGCCGGAGCCCAAGCAGGCTCAGCAGCAAGAACAGCAGCAAGAAACTGCGCAGAAGTCGGAGGTCGAGCAAGACGATCCTATGCAAGTGCAGCCCCTCAAGCTCGGCGGCGTGAAGAAGGTTTCGTCTGAGGAGTCGCGGACGTCGAGCGAGGAGGCTGGTGCAGATGATGACAAGTCGAGGACGAGCGATGAGATCTTTGATCGACCGCTGGACCAGAAGGTTTCACGCAACGGCACGCTTCGTAACACGGATTCCTTCTTCAAGGACGAGAACACAGAGACGCggaaaatcacccttacacCCAACCTGCTACGCGACGATTCAAGCACATCCACGACGGGCTCTCGCGAGCACGGGCCGAGCTTGGAGAGCCTGGAGAAGAACGGATTTGCTGATAAAGTCAAggacgagaagaagaagaaagacaagAAGTCCGGTATGCTCAGTGGACTGTTCAAGCGCAAGGACAAGAAGGACAAGGACTCAAAGGGCGATGCTGATACCATCGAGGCCGACCTGAAGAAAGCAGTTGAAAAGCCAGAACAAACGTCACCACAGGCGACCCAGGCGACCCAGGCGACCCAAGCAACACAGGCAAAGCCCGCAGAAGTCTCACCGGAGCGTCAACCAGAAGAGCAAGTTGGACCGACGCCGTCAAGGCAATCAAGCAAGGGCAAACTGCAGAAGCAGCAGCGCGCCAGGACCGACTCGCCTATCAAAACAAAGGGTATTTTGAAGACTGACAGTCCTATGGAAGCCACCGTGGACCCAGAAGAAGACATCGGTGCAAGCGAGAACAGGCCGGCTGGACAGCAGACCACATCGACGATGCGCATAGTCTCTCCAGACCAAGATCAGCCACAAGCACAGCCAGCTGGACGAGAGCGAGTGAAATCACCGGAGAGTCAATCCGTCATGGCCGCCATAAGCTCGAAGAACCCGTTCAGATCAAACACCACAACGGAAAGCGCACCAAAGCCGGAGAAGGTCCACAAAGCGAAAGAGCGAGTGCAGCTGGACGACTTTGATTCTAGCGAGGAAGAGAGCGACGACCCATTCGCCGACCCCGACGCGCGGGACAAACCACGCGAACAGACAGCAACCGAGCCCGTAGGCCGTCTGTCTGAGTCGCCCGTCCAAGTCTCTGCTGCAGATGCACAGCCCACGGTCAAAGAGGTCGCGCCAGTCAGGGATCTGGAGTCCGACGCTCAGCAGCCTCCAGGACTCACCGGGGACAACTCATCTGCCGACACAAGCTCGCGCGTATCAACGCCAGACCTGGACGACGCGACCCCAGACACAATCGTACCAGACAAGCTCAACGTGGCAGCGCCTCGCAGCGGAACATCGCCGTCGCCGACCGTCCTCTCGCCCAATGCGCACACAAACCTCATACCGCCCCCGTCTCGAACCGCGCCTACGCCACTGAACCTCAACACTTCGCCCACTGTCTCCTCCGCCCCTGTATCATCCGAGAGCGCAACAATACCCGCCTGGTCCGACGCCAATCTACGCTCGTACCTTGACGACGGCAGCGAGATCCGCGACCTGCTCCTCATGATCAACGACACGACGGGCGTCGTGCCCGTCAGCAAAGATCACCCGCTCATGAGCGGCCTCTTCGTTGAGGAATCAAAGGCCGCACAGAGCCTCAGCTCTGAGCTCGACAGGCTCCTTAATAGCCTTGTGGATAACCGCATGACGCGCAATAGCAGTACCGCAAGCAAGAGCTGGTTTAGTTAG
- a CDS encoding protein phosphatase regulator yields the protein MTRPQIIRADTIDLQDKSSPTAQDHSNQPEHPAPLGIGPAAPHQQASLQSVEDERNAEESRLQNAWNHAGSSLRDDPGSDDERTTIDHAHGQNSQHHDNDDDDMQDADVEEDMDDDMLDKISSSPSIDDEDIDFEFVYALHTFVATVEGQANATKGDTMVLLDDSNSYWWLVRIVKDSSIGYLPAEHIETPTERLARLNKHRNIDLSATMLGDTAEKTKNPLKKAMRRRNAKTVQFGAPTYVEASDYDYSSDEEGGELFGGPEPKQAQQQEQQQETAQKSEVEQDDPMQVQPLKLGGVKKVSSEESRTSSEEAGADDDKSRTSDEIFDRPLDQKVSRNGTLRNTDSFFKDENTETRKITLTPNLLRDDSSTSTTGSREHGPSLESLEKNGFADKVKDEKKKKDKKSGMLSGLFKRKDKKDKDSKGDADTIEADLKKAVEKPEQTSPQATQATQATQATQAKPAEVSPERQPEEQVGPTPSRQSSKGKLQKQQRARTDSPIKTKGILKTDSPMEATVDPEEDIGASENRPAGQQTTSTMRIVSPDQDQPQAQPAGRERVKSPESQSVMAAISSKNPFRSNTTTESAPKPEKVHKAKERVQLDDFDSSEEESDDPFADPDARDKPREQTATEPVGRLSESPVQVSAADAQPTVKEVAPVRDLESDAQQPPGLTGDNSSADTSSRVSTPDLDDATPDTIVPDKLNVAAPRSGTSPSPTVLSPNAHTNLIPPPSRTAPTPLNLNTSPTVSSAPVSSESATIPAWSDANLRSYLDDGSEIRDLLLMINDTTGVVPVSKDHPLMSGLFVEESKAAQSLSSELDRLLNSLVDNRMTRNSSTASKSWFS from the exons ATGACGCGACCACAAATAATACGAGCAG ACACCATTGACTTGCAGGACAAATCGTCTCCCACTGCACAGGACCACTCCAACCAGCCAGAACACCCGGCCCCGCTCGGAATTGGTCCAGCTGCACCCCATCAGCAAGCCTCGCTGCAGTCTGTCGAAGATGAGCGCAACGCCGAGGAGTCGCGCCTGCAAAACGCCTGGAACCATGCCGGATCCTCGCTGCGCGACGACCCTGGCTCAGACGATGAGCGTACGACGATAGACCATGCGCACGGCCAAAACTCACAACACCACGAcaacgacgatgacgacatGCAAGACGCCGACGTCGAGGAGGACATGGACGACGACATGCTCGACAAGATCTCGAGTTCACCTTCGATTGACGATG AAGATATCGATTTCGAATTCGTCTACGCCCTGCACACCTTCGTCGCCACGGTAGAGGGCCAGGCAAATGCAACCAAGGGTGACACAATGGTGCTGCTCGACGATAGCAACAGCTACTGGTGGCTTGTGCGTATCGTCAAAGACAGCAGTATCG GCTACTTACCTGCAGAGCACATCGAGACCCCCACGGAACGCTTGGCGCGCCTGAACAAGCACAGAAATATCGATCTGTCGGCAACAATGCTCGGGGACACGGCCGAGAAGACGAAGAATCCCCTCAAGAAGGCTATGCGCCGGCGGAATGCAAAGACGGTGCAATTCGGTGCGCCTACCTATGTCGAAGCATCCGACTACGACTACTCTTCGGACGAGGAAGGGGGGGAGTTGTTTGGTGGGCCGGAGCCCAAGCAGGCTCAGCAGCAAGAACAGCAGCAAGAAACTGCGCAGAAGTCGGAGGTCGAGCAAGACGATCCTATGCAAGTGCAGCCCCTCAAGCTCGGCGGCGTGAAGAAGGTTTCGTCTGAGGAGTCGCGGACGTCGAGCGAGGAGGCTGGTGCAGATGATGACAAGTCGAGGACGAGCGATGAGATCTTTGATCGACCGCTGGACCAGAAGGTTTCACGCAACGGCACGCTTCGTAACACGGATTCCTTCTTCAAGGACGAGAACACAGAGACGCggaaaatcacccttacacCCAACCTGCTACGCGACGATTCAAGCACATCCACGACGGGCTCTCGCGAGCACGGGCCGAGCTTGGAGAGCCTGGAGAAGAACGGATTTGCTGATAAAGTCAAggacgagaagaagaagaaagacaagAAGTCCGGTATGCTCAGTGGACTGTTCAAGCGCAAGGACAAGAAGGACAAGGACTCAAAGGGCGATGCTGATACCATCGAGGCCGACCTGAAGAAAGCAGTTGAAAAGCCAGAACAAACGTCACCACAGGCGACCCAGGCGACCCAGGCGACCCAAGCAACACAGGCAAAGCCCGCAGAAGTCTCACCGGAGCGTCAACCAGAAGAGCAAGTTGGACCGACGCCGTCAAGGCAATCAAGCAAGGGCAAACTGCAGAAGCAGCAGCGCGCCAGGACCGACTCGCCTATCAAAACAAAGGGTATTTTGAAGACTGACAGTCCTATGGAAGCCACCGTGGACCCAGAAGAAGACATCGGTGCAAGCGAGAACAGGCCGGCTGGACAGCAGACCACATCGACGATGCGCATAGTCTCTCCAGACCAAGATCAGCCACAAGCACAGCCAGCTGGACGAGAGCGAGTGAAATCACCGGAGAGTCAATCCGTCATGGCCGCCATAAGCTCGAAGAACCCGTTCAGATCAAACACCACAACGGAAAGCGCACCAAAGCCGGAGAAGGTCCACAAAGCGAAAGAGCGAGTGCAGCTGGACGACTTTGATTCTAGCGAGGAAGAGAGCGACGACCCATTCGCCGACCCCGACGCGCGGGACAAACCACGCGAACAGACAGCAACCGAGCCCGTAGGCCGTCTGTCTGAGTCGCCCGTCCAAGTCTCTGCTGCAGATGCACAGCCCACGGTCAAAGAGGTCGCGCCAGTCAGGGATCTGGAGTCCGACGCTCAGCAGCCTCCAGGACTCACCGGGGACAACTCATCTGCCGACACAAGCTCGCGCGTATCAACGCCAGACCTGGACGACGCGACCCCAGACACAATCGTACCAGACAAGCTCAACGTGGCAGCGCCTCGCAGCGGAACATCGCCGTCGCCGACCGTCCTCTCGCCCAATGCGCACACAAACCTCATACCGCCCCCGTCTCGAACCGCGCCTACGCCACTGAACCTCAACACTTCGCCCACTGTCTCCTCCGCCCCTGTATCATCCGAGAGCGCAACAATACCCGCCTGGTCCGACGCCAATCTACGCTCGTACCTTGACGACGGCAGCGAGATCCGCGACCTGCTCCTCATGATCAACGACACGACGGGCGTCGTGCCCGTCAGCAAAGATCACCCGCTCATGAGCGGCCTCTTCGTTGAGGAATCAAAGGCCGCACAGAGCCTCAGCTCTGAGCTCGACAGGCTCCTTAATAGCCTTGTGGATAACCGCATGACGCGCAATAGCAGTACCGCAAGCAAGAGCTGGTTTAGTTAG